A genomic window from Streptomyces sp. 846.5 includes:
- a CDS encoding tyrosine-type recombinase/integrase, whose product MNTLAPLLQSFFTDRLVRQRQASGHTIAAYRDAVKLLLVFAADQTGKPPSRLDVADLDAPLIGAFLHHLEADRGNSVRTRNARLAAIHSLFRHAALQRPEDAAVIARVLAIPPKRFDRTLVTYLTEEEINALLEACDQGTRTGRRDHALLMLACQTGLRASELTGLTVGDVHLGVGPHISCLGKGRKQRITPLTVSTVTTLKNWMNERGGLPCDPLFPTRRGEALSRDGLERRITKHAATATRSCPTLLGKKVSPHVMRHSAAMRLLHAGVDTTVIALWLGHENIATTQIYIHADLALKEQALARTAPQDATPGRYRPTDTILAFLDGL is encoded by the coding sequence ATGAACACCCTCGCGCCACTCCTGCAGTCGTTCTTCACCGACCGCCTCGTTCGGCAGCGGCAGGCCAGCGGCCACACGATCGCCGCCTACCGCGACGCGGTCAAGCTGCTGCTGGTCTTCGCCGCCGACCAGACCGGGAAGCCACCCTCCCGTCTGGATGTCGCCGACCTGGACGCGCCGTTGATCGGTGCGTTCCTCCACCACCTGGAGGCCGACCGCGGCAACAGCGTCCGGACCCGCAACGCCCGCCTGGCCGCGATCCATTCGCTGTTTCGCCATGCGGCCCTGCAGCGTCCCGAGGACGCCGCGGTCATCGCACGGGTGCTGGCGATCCCACCCAAGCGATTCGACCGCACCCTGGTCACCTACCTGACCGAGGAGGAGATCAACGCGTTGCTCGAAGCCTGCGATCAGGGAACCCGGACCGGACGACGCGACCATGCACTGCTGATGCTGGCCTGCCAGACCGGGCTCCGCGCCAGCGAACTGACCGGCTTGACCGTGGGCGACGTGCACCTGGGCGTCGGCCCGCACATCAGCTGCCTGGGCAAGGGGCGCAAGCAGCGCATCACCCCACTGACCGTGAGCACCGTCACCACGTTGAAGAACTGGATGAACGAACGTGGCGGTCTTCCCTGCGACCCGCTGTTCCCGACCCGCCGAGGCGAGGCCCTGAGCCGCGACGGGTTGGAGCGACGCATCACCAAGCACGCGGCCACCGCCACACGCTCCTGCCCGACTCTGCTCGGCAAGAAGGTCTCACCGCACGTCATGCGGCACTCCGCCGCGATGCGGCTGCTGCACGCCGGCGTCGACACCACTGTGATCGCTTTGTGGTTGGGACACGAAAACATCGCAACTACACAGATTTACATCCATGCTGACCTTGCGCTCAAGGAGCAGGCGTTGGCCAGGACCGCCCCCCAGGACGCCACCCCGGGCCGCTACCGACCCACCGACACCATCCTGGCATTCCTCGACGGTCTGTAG
- a CDS encoding GntR family transcriptional regulator, with protein MAAQRNEDKASKVSSGSAGPALPALGGTRPSYRERVAEALRAALIAGELSPGEVYSAPMLAGRFGVSATPVREAMLDLVKEGLVDTVPNKGFRITAVSERQLDEYTHIRSLIEIPVVVGLAATADPAELRALRPAAEEIVTAAAAGDLIAYVEADRRFHLALLALAGNEHLVEVVDDLRKRSRLYGLTALVERGLLKASAEEHLQILDLLLARDEDAVRALMTRHLGHVRGLWAH; from the coding sequence ATGGCCGCTCAGCGCAACGAGGACAAAGCTTCCAAGGTTTCCTCAGGCAGCGCTGGACCCGCCCTGCCCGCTCTGGGCGGAACACGTCCCAGCTACCGCGAGCGCGTCGCCGAGGCCCTCCGTGCCGCCCTGATCGCCGGCGAGCTGAGCCCGGGCGAGGTCTACTCCGCGCCGATGCTGGCCGGCCGATTCGGAGTCTCCGCGACGCCGGTACGCGAGGCCATGCTCGACCTGGTCAAGGAGGGACTGGTCGACACGGTGCCCAACAAGGGCTTCCGGATCACCGCCGTCTCCGAGCGTCAGCTCGACGAGTACACCCACATCCGGTCGCTGATCGAGATCCCCGTGGTCGTGGGCCTTGCCGCCACCGCCGACCCGGCGGAACTGCGGGCCCTCCGCCCGGCTGCCGAGGAGATCGTCACCGCGGCCGCCGCCGGCGACCTGATCGCCTACGTCGAGGCCGACCGCCGCTTCCACCTCGCCCTGCTCGCCCTGGCCGGCAACGAGCACCTGGTCGAGGTGGTCGACGACCTGCGCAAGCGGTCACGGCTGTACGGGCTCACCGCGCTGGTCGAGCGGGGACTGCTGAAGGCGTCCGCCGAGGAACACCTCCAGATCCTCGACCTGCTCCTCGCCCGCGACGAGGACGCCGTACGCGCATTGATGACCCGTCACCTCGGCCATGTCCGAGGCCTGTGGGCCCACTGA
- a CDS encoding proline racemase family protein encodes MRSKLVLHAVDSHTEGMPTRVVTGGIGTVPGATMNERRLWFREHRDDVRNFLMNEPRGHAAMSGAILQPSTRPDCDFGVLYIEVSGYLPMCGHGTIGVATVLVETGMVPVVEPVTTIRLDTPAGPVVAEVAVEDGAAKAVTIRNVPSFAVGLDRKAVLADGRTVTYDLAFGGNFYAILPLEQFGLPFERERRDEILAAGLALMDAINAEDPPVHPENPSIHGVHHVYLAAPGSNAERSRHAMAIHPGWFDRSPCGTGTSARMAQLHARGELPLDQDFVNESFIGTSFTGRLVEATEVAGHPAVVPTVTGRAWITGTAQYLLDPADPFPAGFVL; translated from the coding sequence ATGCGCAGCAAGCTCGTCCTGCACGCCGTGGACTCGCACACAGAGGGCATGCCCACCCGGGTCGTCACCGGAGGCATCGGCACGGTCCCGGGCGCCACCATGAACGAACGCCGTCTGTGGTTCCGTGAGCACCGTGACGACGTACGCAACTTCCTGATGAACGAGCCGCGCGGGCACGCCGCGATGAGCGGGGCGATCCTCCAGCCGTCCACCCGGCCCGACTGCGACTTCGGCGTCCTGTACATCGAGGTCTCCGGCTATCTGCCGATGTGCGGCCACGGCACCATCGGCGTGGCCACCGTCCTGGTCGAGACCGGAATGGTCCCCGTGGTCGAGCCGGTCACCACCATCCGGCTGGACACCCCGGCCGGACCGGTGGTCGCCGAGGTGGCGGTGGAGGACGGGGCCGCCAAGGCCGTCACGATCCGCAATGTGCCGTCGTTCGCGGTCGGCCTGGACCGCAAGGCCGTCCTCGCCGACGGCCGCACCGTGACCTACGACCTGGCCTTCGGCGGCAACTTCTACGCGATCCTGCCGCTGGAGCAGTTCGGGCTGCCCTTCGAGCGCGAGCGCAGGGACGAGATCCTCGCCGCCGGGCTCGCGCTGATGGACGCCATCAACGCAGAGGATCCGCCGGTGCACCCGGAGAACCCGTCCATCCACGGCGTCCACCATGTGTACCTGGCCGCTCCGGGCTCGAACGCCGAGCGCTCGCGGCATGCCATGGCCATCCATCCGGGCTGGTTCGACCGCTCGCCCTGCGGGACCGGCACCTCGGCCCGGATGGCGCAGTTGCACGCCCGCGGCGAACTCCCGCTGGACCAGGACTTCGTCAACGAGTCCTTCATCGGCACGTCCTTCACCGGCCGCCTGGTCGAGGCCACGGAGGTTGCCGGACACCCCGCCGTGGTGCCCACGGTCACCGGACGGGCCTGGATCACCGGGACCGCCCAGTACCTGCTCGACCCGGCCGACCCGTTCCCGGCCGGTTTCGTCCTCTGA
- a CDS encoding dihydrodipicolinate synthase family protein, with amino-acid sequence MSSTENPVWRGVLVATALPLHGDLSVDFEAYADHCRWLVGNGCDGVVPNGSLGEYQTLTDEERARVVEVAVAAIGGDKVMPGVSAYGSAEAARWAQQAKDAGCAAVMLLPPNAYRADERSVLAHYAAVAEVGIDVVAYNNPHDTKVDLTPELLAELHEAGLIKGVKEFSGDTRRIYRIAELAPELDVLIGADDVLLELAIAGAKGWVSGYPNALPTSTVALYHAAIEGDLATAIPLYRQLHALHRWDSKVEFVQAIKLSMDIVGRRGGPVRPPRVPLLPEQERAIREATEKALALGLS; translated from the coding sequence ATGAGCAGCACCGAGAACCCTGTCTGGCGCGGTGTCCTGGTCGCCACCGCCCTGCCCCTCCATGGCGACTTGAGCGTCGACTTCGAGGCATACGCCGACCACTGCCGGTGGCTCGTCGGCAACGGCTGCGACGGCGTCGTCCCCAACGGCTCCCTCGGCGAGTACCAGACCCTCACCGACGAGGAACGCGCCCGGGTCGTCGAGGTCGCGGTCGCGGCGATCGGCGGCGACAAGGTCATGCCGGGAGTCTCCGCGTACGGTTCCGCCGAAGCCGCCCGCTGGGCGCAGCAGGCCAAGGACGCGGGCTGTGCCGCCGTCATGTTGCTGCCCCCGAACGCCTACAGGGCCGACGAGCGCTCGGTGCTCGCGCACTACGCCGCCGTCGCCGAGGTCGGCATCGATGTCGTCGCCTACAACAATCCGCACGACACCAAGGTCGATCTGACTCCCGAGCTGCTCGCCGAGCTGCACGAGGCGGGGCTGATCAAGGGCGTCAAGGAATTCTCCGGCGACACCCGCCGCATCTACCGGATCGCCGAACTCGCCCCCGAACTGGACGTGTTGATCGGCGCGGACGACGTCCTGCTGGAACTGGCGATCGCCGGTGCCAAGGGCTGGGTCTCGGGCTACCCCAACGCCCTGCCGACGTCGACGGTCGCGCTGTACCACGCCGCGATCGAGGGCGACCTGGCGACCGCCATACCGCTCTACAGGCAGCTGCACGCGCTGCACCGCTGGGACTCCAAGGTCGAGTTCGTCCAGGCGATCAAGCTGTCCATGGACATCGTCGGCCGCCGTGGCGGCCCGGTCCGCCCGCCGCGCGTCCCCCTGCTCCCGGAGCAGGAGCGGGCGATTCGCGAGGCCACCGAGAAGGCCCTGGCCCTGGGTCTTTCCTGA
- a CDS encoding FAD-dependent oxidoreductase, with the protein MTASDRTLAVIGAGPAGLAAALTAADQGVRVTLLDSAAQAGGQFYRQPAVGLGARRPEVLHHAWGTWLKLRDRLAAHIAAGRITYLSDRHVWLVEQHLEPGEVRGGAGFTVHALLGPEQVEPEAVTAAAVLLATGGYEKVLPFPGWTLPGVVTAGGAQAMLKGGLVLPGRTVVVAGTGPLLMPVAVGLAAAGARIAAYVESARPASLVRQAPTFAANPAKVVEAVGYAARLIRHRGRVTVRHAVVEAHGADRVEAVTVAALDADGRLRPGSERRIACDTLAVGHGMLAHTDLAESLGCAIDATGDPFVVTDAEQRTSVDGVWAAGEATGIGGAVLALAEGEIAGYSIAARLRGVEPGEADRAAPARTRARLRKFFAAIDTACAPPAHWTEQVTDDTVVCRCEEVPAGAVREAVRDLGATDLRTVKLLTRAGMGWCQGRICAPGVAGVAGCAAGPAKRTFARPVPLAVLAQEPDGRS; encoded by the coding sequence ATGACGGCCTCGGATAGGACACTCGCGGTCATCGGCGCCGGCCCCGCCGGGCTCGCCGCCGCTCTGACCGCCGCCGATCAGGGGGTACGGGTCACGCTGCTCGACTCCGCCGCCCAGGCGGGCGGGCAGTTCTACCGCCAGCCGGCCGTCGGACTCGGAGCACGCAGGCCGGAGGTTCTCCACCACGCCTGGGGCACGTGGTTGAAGCTGCGGGACCGGCTGGCTGCGCACATCGCGGCAGGACGGATCACATATCTGTCGGACCGTCATGTCTGGCTCGTGGAGCAGCATTTGGAGCCGGGGGAGGTCCGAGGCGGAGCGGGTTTCACCGTGCACGCCCTGCTCGGGCCCGAACAGGTGGAGCCCGAGGCGGTCACCGCCGCTGCCGTGCTCCTGGCAACCGGCGGGTACGAGAAGGTGCTGCCGTTCCCGGGCTGGACCCTGCCCGGGGTGGTCACCGCCGGCGGCGCCCAGGCGATGCTCAAGGGCGGGTTGGTGCTTCCCGGCCGTACGGTCGTCGTCGCCGGGACCGGGCCGCTGCTGATGCCGGTCGCGGTGGGGCTCGCAGCAGCGGGCGCCAGGATCGCCGCGTATGTGGAGTCCGCGCGTCCCGCGAGCCTCGTACGGCAGGCCCCGACTTTCGCCGCCAATCCGGCGAAGGTCGTCGAGGCGGTCGGGTACGCCGCCCGACTGATACGCCACAGAGGTCGGGTGACGGTCCGTCATGCCGTGGTGGAGGCGCACGGCGCCGACCGCGTCGAGGCCGTCACCGTCGCCGCGCTGGACGCGGACGGCCGGCTCCGGCCGGGCAGTGAGCGGCGGATCGCCTGCGACACCCTGGCCGTCGGGCACGGCATGCTCGCGCACACCGATCTCGCGGAGTCGCTGGGCTGTGCGATCGACGCCACCGGCGACCCGTTCGTGGTCACCGACGCCGAGCAGCGCACCAGTGTCGACGGCGTCTGGGCGGCGGGCGAGGCCACCGGAATCGGCGGAGCGGTGCTGGCGCTGGCCGAGGGCGAGATCGCCGGATACTCGATCGCCGCCCGGCTCAGGGGGGTTGAACCAGGGGAGGCCGACCGGGCTGCGCCTGCCAGGACCCGTGCCCGGCTGCGGAAGTTCTTCGCGGCCATCGACACCGCCTGTGCTCCGCCCGCCCACTGGACGGAACAGGTCACCGACGACACCGTCGTCTGCCGCTGCGAGGAGGTCCCGGCCGGGGCGGTCCGCGAGGCCGTCCGGGACCTTGGTGCCACCGACCTGCGGACCGTCAAGCTCCTCACCCGCGCCGGGATGGGCTGGTGTCAGGGGCGGATCTGCGCTCCCGGGGTCGCCGGCGTCGCGGGGTGTGCGGCGGGCCCCGCCAAGCGGACCTTCGCCCGGCCGGTGCCCCTGGCGGTGCTGGCCCAGGAGCCCGACGGCCGCTCGTGA
- a CDS encoding (2Fe-2S)-binding protein has translation MNPLELAGARPGPAFGVTLDGRAIEALPGQTVAAALWSAGVTSWRTTRGGGSPRGVFCGIGVCFDCLVTVNGRPNQRACLVPVRSGDVILTQEGTGHDGLG, from the coding sequence GTGAATCCCCTGGAACTCGCCGGAGCCCGGCCCGGCCCCGCCTTCGGCGTCACCCTCGACGGCCGCGCGATCGAGGCGCTTCCCGGGCAGACCGTTGCCGCTGCACTCTGGTCGGCGGGCGTCACTTCGTGGCGCACCACCCGAGGGGGCGGATCGCCGCGCGGCGTCTTCTGCGGCATCGGCGTCTGCTTCGACTGCCTGGTCACCGTCAACGGCCGCCCCAACCAGCGGGCCTGCCTGGTCCCGGTCCGGTCCGGCGACGTGATCCTGACCCAGGAGGGAACCGGCCATGACGGCCTCGGATAG